In one window of Camelina sativa cultivar DH55 chromosome 15, Cs, whole genome shotgun sequence DNA:
- the LOC104748947 gene encoding uncharacterized protein LOC104748947, producing MTNNHRVEHHEPRKHHEPQDRKKGVIHAVSEVDDQEKQPSDLKELYCDFHMYPGHSTQECVHLKNYLYAKYLSGKVEATYQPKSARGGRGRRGGWRGGRSNRGCGAVGRRGYDGLPNAVQQPVNQAPVNHQEEAPQADELPGPPKRQRGQNPERVNSPPRGRITMILCPPEDCADSVRALKKRARQVCALQTAPSEPSLCSDPISFTSEDAKGIQHPHSDPLVIEVLMGDFDVERVLIDTGSTVNVLCWQTLEKMGVTPDQLKPETRTLTGYDGVAKMSMGDVKLQVRAGGVTRKTKFVVVDAPPIYNAILGVPWIYAMQAVPSTYHLCLKFPTPTGICTLYGDQRVARACSVIEKKQRKTEAA from the coding sequence ATGACGAACAACCATCGGGTCGAACACCACGAACCCCGCAAGCACCATGAACCCCAGGATCGCAAAAAGGGCGTCATCCACGCAGTCTCCGAGGTGGACGATCAAGAAAAGCAGCCATCCGACCTGAAGGAACTCTACTGCGATTTTCACATGTACCCCGGTCACTCCACACAAGAGTGCGTCCACCTGAAGAACTACCTGTACGCGAAGTATCTCTCCGGCAAGGTCGAAGCTACTTATCAGCCAAAAAGCGCCCGTGGAGGCAGAGGTCGCCGAGGGGGATGGCGCGGAGGACGATCTAACCGAGGCTGTGGTGCAGTCGGCAGACGGGGCTACGACGGACTACCCAACGCAGTCCAACAGCCGGTCAACCAAGCACCCGTGAATCATCAGGAGGAGGCGCCCCAAGCAGACGAACTGCCTGGCCCTCCGAAACGACAGAGGGGACAAAACCCGGAGCGGGTCAATTCCCCTCCCCGTGGACGAATAACCATGATACTTTGTCCACCAGAGGACTGCGCAGACTCTGTTCGCGCACTAAAGAAGAGGGCACGACAAGTTTGCGCCCTTCAAACTGCTCCGAGCGAGCCTTCACTCTGTTCGGACCCGATATCATTCACTTCGGAGGACGCCAAAGGGATCCAACACCCCCATTCAGACCCTTTGGTTATCGAAGTCTTGATGGGCGACTTTGACGTCGAACGAGTCCTGATTGACACTGGGAGCACCGTCAATGTACTCTGTTGGCAAACGCTAGAAAAAATGGGTGTCACACCAGACCAACTAAAACCCGAAACTCGAACGCTGACGGGCTATGATGGGGTCGCCAAGATGTCGATGGGAGACGTAAAACTACAAGTACGAGCTGGCGGAGTGACCCGGAAGACTAAGTTCGTAGTCGTTGATGCACCACCAATCTACAACGCTATTTTGGGGGTACCGTGGATATatgcgatgcaggccgtaccatcgacctatcacctctgcctcaaattcccaACTCCTACAGGAATTTGCACACTTTACGGCGACCAGAGGGTGGCCCGAGCCTGCTCTGTTATcgaaaagaagcagaggaagacggAGGccgcatag